Proteins co-encoded in one Cytobacillus sp. NJ13 genomic window:
- a CDS encoding AI-2E family transporter translates to MAKKKLQFWTLQLLLILTIIYVSTKISFLFEPVGIFASTLFFPIIISGFLYFLLSPLVRLLQRYKVPRTAAILIIYAAVIGLVMLVIGNIAPLISRQVTELFNDLPGYAKTTKDFVTSMSNTEEFKWFLTQDYILLEEIEARIMEYANTLPSRVTQGVAGIVSLVTNIAITIVTVPFLLFYMFKDGDKFPAAVSKFLPASYREEGVKTLKETGETLSSYIQGQITVALFVGTLSFIGYLIIDLPYALVMALIVAITNIIPYVGPFLGGAPAVIVALFDSPTKALLVVVVIVIAQQIEGNVLSPLILGKTLNTHPATIIILLLVAGNLAGILGMILAIPTYAVTKTIVLNTVRFLRARKTAREEPVT, encoded by the coding sequence GTGGCAAAGAAAAAACTGCAGTTCTGGACTTTACAATTGCTGCTTATCTTAACAATCATTTATGTATCAACGAAAATTTCCTTTCTGTTTGAACCGGTCGGTATTTTTGCGTCAACATTATTTTTTCCAATCATTATATCGGGATTTCTCTATTTCTTATTGAGTCCGTTGGTAAGATTGCTCCAGCGCTACAAGGTGCCAAGAACGGCAGCGATATTAATCATCTATGCAGCTGTTATCGGGTTGGTAATGCTGGTTATTGGCAACATCGCTCCCCTTATCAGCAGACAGGTGACTGAATTATTCAACGACCTGCCGGGATATGCGAAAACGACAAAAGACTTTGTTACTTCAATGTCTAACACTGAAGAGTTTAAATGGTTTTTGACGCAGGACTACATATTGCTTGAAGAAATTGAAGCCCGCATTATGGAATATGCCAATACCCTCCCTAGCCGTGTGACGCAGGGGGTAGCAGGAATTGTCAGCCTGGTCACCAATATTGCGATAACAATTGTAACGGTGCCATTCCTGCTGTTTTATATGTTTAAGGATGGAGATAAGTTCCCTGCTGCTGTTTCAAAGTTTCTTCCTGCTTCTTACAGAGAAGAGGGTGTTAAAACGCTTAAGGAAACAGGAGAGACTCTTTCTTCCTACATTCAGGGGCAGATTACAGTGGCATTATTTGTTGGAACCCTTTCGTTTATTGGCTATTTAATCATCGATTTGCCATATGCGCTAGTCATGGCGCTTATTGTTGCCATAACCAATATCATTCCTTATGTCGGCCCGTTTCTTGGCGGCGCACCTGCCGTAATCGTCGCACTTTTTGACTCGCCGACTAAAGCCTTACTGGTTGTCGTAGTCATAGTGATTGCCCAGCAGATAGAGGGGAATGTGCTGTCACCGCTGATTCTGGGAAAAACCTTAAACACACATCCGGCCACCATCATCATCTTATTGCTGGTTGCAGGCAATCTTGCCGGTATCCTCGGAATGATCCTGGCAATACCTACCTATGCTGTGACCAAAACGATTGTTTTGAATACAGTTAGGTTTTTAAGGGCGAGGAAGACAGCGAGAGAAGAACCGGTTACTTAA
- a CDS encoding MetQ/NlpA family ABC transporter substrate-binding protein, which produces MKKLFLTFIILALAVFTAACSSTTDGEETKKIKLGVSGSDTRIWDFIAEKAEKEGIEIVVVTFSDYVQPNVALAEGDLDVNAFQTVAYFDTFIKEHNMDLTPIATTVLAPMGLYSEKVKSAEDIPEGGKIAIPNDASNGGRALLLLEEAGLIKLSEDYDGNLDLNKIVENPKNLEFVEMVSAQTPRALPDVSASVINNGIAVDAGFNPTKDSVFIESETATPYVNIIAVRTEDKDNKTLKRIAELYQEDDVADFITKEYDGSMIPTFIPLSDIGW; this is translated from the coding sequence ATGAAAAAACTATTCTTAACATTCATTATTTTAGCATTGGCTGTGTTCACTGCAGCATGCTCAAGCACAACTGACGGAGAAGAAACAAAGAAGATTAAATTAGGTGTCAGCGGATCAGATACTCGAATCTGGGACTTTATTGCAGAAAAGGCTGAAAAGGAAGGCATTGAAATTGTGGTTGTGACATTCTCTGACTATGTGCAGCCAAACGTTGCCCTTGCAGAAGGTGATCTTGATGTAAATGCATTCCAGACAGTCGCATATTTTGACACTTTTATTAAAGAGCATAATATGGATCTTACACCAATTGCGACAACTGTATTAGCACCAATGGGCCTTTATTCTGAAAAAGTAAAGTCTGCAGAAGACATTCCGGAAGGCGGAAAAATTGCCATTCCAAATGATGCTTCAAATGGCGGAAGAGCGCTTCTCTTACTGGAGGAAGCCGGCCTGATTAAATTATCTGAGGACTATGATGGAAACCTGGACTTGAATAAAATCGTTGAAAATCCGAAGAACCTTGAATTTGTAGAAATGGTATCAGCACAGACGCCGCGTGCTCTTCCGGATGTCTCTGCTTCTGTAATCAATAACGGAATTGCCGTAGATGCAGGCTTTAACCCAACTAAGGATTCAGTTTTTATTGAAAGCGAAACCGCTACTCCGTATGTAAATATCATCGCTGTCAGAACAGAAGACAAGGATAACAAAACGCTTAAGAGAATTGCTGAACTTTACCAGGAAGATGATGTAGCTGATTTCATCACGAAAGAATATGACGGAAGCATGATTCCGACTTTCATTCCTTTAAGTGATATTGGCTGGTAA
- a CDS encoding twin-arginine translocase subunit TatC, whose amino-acid sequence MDIQEMNLVDHLSELRKRLIIIVGSFMLLVILALIYVKNIYHWLIQDLSIKLAVLGPSDILWVYLMLAAVIALAGTIPLAAHQIWLFVRPALSEKEKKVVLKVKGAIV is encoded by the coding sequence ATGGATATACAAGAGATGAATCTTGTGGACCACTTAAGTGAATTGCGAAAACGTCTGATTATTATCGTTGGAAGTTTTATGTTATTAGTAATTTTAGCTTTAATCTATGTAAAGAATATTTATCATTGGTTAATCCAAGATTTATCAATAAAATTAGCAGTTCTAGGTCCAAGTGATATTTTGTGGGTTTATTTAATGCTTGCAGCTGTGATTGCATTAGCAGGTACGATACCATTAGCTGCCCATCAGATTTGGCTTTTTGTCCGTCCTGCATTATCGGAAAAAGAAAAAAAGGTTGTACTTAAAGTAAAGGGTGCTATAGTTTAA
- a CDS encoding DUF839 domain-containing protein gives MTSQNSKNGMNRRDFIKAGGMSTLALTLGSTGVLSLGSKALADATDNPTSGFGGYGPLVPDPNGILDLPEGFHYKIISKEGDLMTDGRKIPGAFDGMAAFEGSNNTTILVRNHELGAGPAFGSNPYDAAAQGGTTALVVGPNREVMKEYVTSSGTIRNCAGGATPWDTWLTCEENRSATHGYVFEVDPTQPENEMSKTPIKEMGRFAHEACAIDPATGYVYLTEDSSPSYLYRFIPNDLSQKPGALQKGGKLYAAAIEAVTDPSASTFKTGQTFKIVWKEVDPHLCREDADAQNCIKFSRLEGAFFQEGVFWFDDTSAGDKKLGRVYRYIPHTNTMELFYEGNDAREMEYPDNICCTPWGDLWYAEDGSGQDRLMGITPEGKVYPFAANRLSDSELAGPTFSPDGNTLFVNIQSPGKTFAIWGPFQRRNSARAREMSYAAPANLAPQVSEKVAQVAEAQGMSILEAAAFERHGVKMS, from the coding sequence ATGACTAGCCAAAATTCTAAAAACGGTATGAACAGAAGAGATTTCATAAAAGCGGGAGGAATGAGTACACTTGCCCTTACTCTTGGATCCACTGGGGTACTATCACTCGGTTCAAAAGCCTTAGCTGATGCTACTGATAATCCAACAAGCGGATTTGGCGGGTATGGTCCTCTAGTTCCAGATCCGAATGGAATTTTAGATCTTCCAGAAGGCTTCCACTACAAAATTATATCCAAAGAAGGCGACCTAATGACTGATGGGCGAAAAATCCCAGGAGCATTTGATGGAATGGCGGCTTTTGAAGGATCAAATAATACAACCATTCTTGTTCGTAATCATGAGTTAGGGGCAGGTCCAGCATTTGGAAGCAATCCTTATGATGCGGCTGCTCAAGGTGGTACAACTGCTCTAGTTGTAGGTCCAAATCGCGAAGTTATGAAAGAATACGTAACTTCTTCAGGTACCATTCGAAATTGTGCTGGTGGAGCGACACCTTGGGACACTTGGCTGACTTGTGAAGAAAACCGTTCCGCAACACACGGATATGTATTTGAAGTGGACCCGACACAGCCAGAGAACGAAATGTCCAAAACTCCAATCAAGGAAATGGGCCGTTTTGCACATGAAGCCTGTGCAATTGACCCTGCAACAGGATATGTATACTTAACCGAAGATTCAAGCCCAAGCTACCTATACCGTTTTATCCCAAATGACTTAAGCCAAAAGCCGGGGGCGTTACAAAAAGGCGGTAAGCTGTATGCGGCTGCGATTGAAGCGGTAACTGACCCATCAGCAAGCACATTTAAAACAGGACAAACATTTAAAATTGTTTGGAAGGAAGTAGATCCTCATTTGTGCCGTGAAGACGCTGATGCTCAAAATTGCATTAAGTTCTCTAGACTTGAGGGAGCGTTCTTCCAAGAAGGAGTTTTCTGGTTCGATGACACCTCTGCCGGTGACAAAAAACTAGGACGCGTTTATCGTTATATTCCTCACACTAATACAATGGAGCTTTTCTATGAGGGTAATGATGCACGAGAAATGGAATATCCGGATAATATCTGCTGTACTCCATGGGGCGACCTTTGGTATGCAGAAGATGGTTCTGGACAAGATCGCCTTATGGGAATTACCCCAGAAGGCAAGGTCTATCCCTTTGCGGCAAACCGTTTAAGTGATTCTGAATTGGCTGGCCCAACCTTCTCACCAGATGGTAATACACTTTTTGTAAATATTCAAAGCCCAGGCAAAACCTTTGCCATTTGGGGACCGTTCCAACGCAGAAACTCTGCGCGCGCAAGGGAAATGTCCTATGCTGCTCCAGCGAATCTTGCACCGCAAGTTTCTGAAAAAGTGGCTCAGGTTGCCGAAGCACAAGGTATGTCTATTCTAGAAGCGGCAGCATTTGAGCGCCATGGAGTAAAAATGAGTTAA
- a CDS encoding small acid-soluble spore protein H, translating into MNVQRAQEIASSPIMANVTYNGEGIYIENVDEQNGTATIHSLDEPNNKQSVSVTSLNEQ; encoded by the coding sequence ATGAACGTACAACGAGCACAAGAAATTGCTTCTTCGCCAATTATGGCTAATGTAACCTATAATGGAGAAGGCATTTACATTGAGAACGTGGATGAACAAAATGGAACAGCTACAATCCATTCCCTTGATGAACCAAATAATAAACAAAGTGTTTCTGTAACAAGCTTGAATGAACAGTAA
- a CDS encoding YrrS family protein, which translates to MTENWPSVPTSQENHTRVTFDEGSQDWEEMTTAISKGAGLSKNDMILWWVGGNGTNSVIATVTNKAQTDNYRVYVSWVDGAGYKPTKVEVLYENDKKQ; encoded by the coding sequence ATTACTGAAAATTGGCCATCAGTCCCTACCAGTCAGGAAAACCATACTAGAGTGACTTTTGATGAAGGATCACAGGATTGGGAAGAAATGACTACAGCAATTTCAAAAGGGGCTGGCTTATCAAAAAATGATATGATCCTATGGTGGGTGGGTGGTAATGGCACAAATAGTGTCATTGCTACAGTGACTAATAAAGCACAAACCGATAACTATCGAGTCTACGTCTCATGGGTGGACGGTGCAGGTTACAAACCTACCAAAGTTGAAGTACTTTATGAAAATGATAAAAAACAGTAA
- a CDS encoding methionine ABC transporter permease, with translation MLVNQEKIIEALIETIQMVAFSLLFSAVIGLPLGILLVVTRKGHLLENLVVFNIINSIINIFRSVPFIILMVAIIPITRLIVGTSIGTAAAVVPLVFYAGPYIARLIENSLLEVDPGVIEAAEAMGATPGQIILKFLIPEALSSLVLGFTIATIGLVGASAMAGAVGGGGLGDLAITYGYQRFDTTVMLITVAILVVMVQGLQSFGNILSKKIRRR, from the coding sequence GTGCTAGTTAATCAGGAGAAAATCATCGAAGCCTTAATCGAAACGATCCAAATGGTGGCATTCTCATTGCTGTTTTCAGCTGTTATCGGACTGCCGCTTGGCATATTGCTTGTCGTGACAAGGAAAGGGCATCTGCTGGAAAACCTCGTTGTTTTTAACATCATAAACAGCATTATTAATATTTTCAGATCAGTTCCCTTCATCATTTTAATGGTAGCCATTATCCCAATTACCAGGCTCATTGTCGGAACATCGATTGGTACGGCAGCAGCCGTAGTGCCGCTTGTCTTTTATGCCGGTCCCTATATTGCAAGATTAATAGAAAACTCATTGCTTGAGGTAGATCCGGGGGTCATAGAAGCTGCAGAAGCAATGGGAGCAACACCGGGCCAGATTATTTTAAAGTTCCTGATTCCGGAAGCACTCAGTTCGCTGGTATTAGGCTTTACAATTGCAACAATCGGATTGGTCGGAGCATCAGCCATGGCCGGGGCAGTCGGAGGCGGCGGGCTTGGTGACCTCGCCATTACATACGGCTATCAGCGATTCGATACAACAGTCATGCTGATTACCGTTGCGATCTTAGTTGTCATGGTTCAAGGCCTGCAGTCATTCGGAAATATCTTATCCAAAAAAATCAGAAGAAGATAA
- a CDS encoding NRDE family protein — MCLILFAYKVHPVYKLIVAANRDEFYERPTAPAHFWEDHPAILAGRDLSKMGTWMGVTKNGQFAALTNYRNPNDVTDGKRSRGDLVADFLKGSASPADFVKIASEHRSSYPGYNLLAGNLEELFYYSNVEDRIEQLEPGVYGVSNHVLNTGWPKVKKGKEGLSKLIDHASGNFTEDLFTLLQNADPAPDDMLPKTGVSFEWERILSPLFIKSEGYGTRSSTVMLMSEDEIFFKERVHIGDSPQDQEFIIQN; from the coding sequence ATGTGCTTAATCCTTTTCGCATACAAAGTCCATCCTGTATACAAGCTTATCGTTGCCGCTAATCGCGATGAATTTTATGAGCGCCCGACTGCACCGGCCCATTTTTGGGAGGACCATCCTGCTATTCTGGCTGGACGCGATTTAAGCAAGATGGGGACGTGGATGGGTGTCACAAAGAATGGACAGTTTGCAGCTCTGACAAATTACCGCAATCCGAATGATGTGACAGATGGCAAGAGGTCAAGAGGAGATCTGGTGGCGGATTTTTTGAAAGGCAGTGCTTCGCCTGCTGATTTTGTGAAAATAGCATCTGAACATCGCAGCAGCTATCCCGGCTACAATCTGCTTGCGGGCAATTTGGAAGAGCTCTTTTATTATTCGAACGTGGAAGATAGAATAGAGCAGCTTGAACCAGGAGTGTACGGGGTCAGCAATCATGTGCTGAATACCGGGTGGCCTAAGGTGAAAAAGGGGAAGGAGGGCTTATCTAAGCTAATAGATCATGCTTCTGGGAACTTTACAGAAGACTTGTTCACACTTCTCCAGAATGCAGACCCTGCCCCTGATGACATGCTTCCGAAAACAGGAGTATCATTTGAGTGGGAGCGGATTCTGTCTCCTTTATTTATCAAAAGCGAAGGCTACGGAACCAGGAGTTCAACAGTGATGCTTATGTCAGAGGATGAGATTTTTTTTAAGGAGAGGGTACATATTGGGGATAGCCCGCAGGACCAGGAGTTTATCATTCAAAATTAA
- a CDS encoding twin-arginine translocase TatA/TatE family subunit: MLQNIGIPGLILVLVIALIIFGPSKLPEIGRAFGSTLREFKKSTRELVSDDESKKDKYETQKRKEA, from the coding sequence ATGTTACAAAATATAGGGATTCCTGGTTTAATTCTTGTTCTAGTCATTGCCTTAATAATTTTTGGTCCATCCAAGCTACCTGAAATTGGTCGTGCATTTGGATCTACTTTAAGAGAGTTTAAAAAATCAACACGTGAGTTAGTATCAGATGATGAGTCAAAGAAAGACAAATACGAAACACAAAAAAGAAAAGAAGCCTAA
- a CDS encoding methionine ABC transporter ATP-binding protein codes for MIEFQNLKKVYESGGQQVAALDGIDLKINKGEIFGVIGFSGAGKSSLIRCVNWLEKPTSGKVIVSGHDLTALSVREIREVKRNIGMVFQHFNLLNSKTVFANVAMPLTLAKVPKDEIKKRVHELLEFVGLADKANSYPDQLSGGQKQRIGIARALATQPSILLCDEATSALDPQTTSSILQLLKKINKEYNITILIITHEMSVIREICDRVAVIEAGKIIEEGTVFNVFSSPKTQTAKNFVSTVMNDQIPDSIKEVIEKQQGLQKVFRINFVGNSAGQPLLSQVAKKFNIDFNVLFGNITELQGTPFGNLIVEFQGPDSEIRRAIQYISQEKVSIKEVTSRAS; via the coding sequence ATGATAGAGTTCCAGAATTTAAAGAAAGTCTATGAAAGCGGAGGACAGCAGGTAGCTGCTTTAGATGGAATAGACTTAAAAATTAACAAGGGTGAGATTTTCGGTGTGATCGGCTTCAGCGGTGCGGGAAAGAGCTCTTTGATCCGCTGTGTCAATTGGCTGGAGAAGCCGACTTCAGGAAAGGTCATTGTCAGCGGACATGATTTGACGGCTTTATCTGTAAGAGAAATTCGTGAAGTGAAAAGAAACATCGGGATGGTCTTTCAGCACTTTAACCTTTTAAACTCGAAAACCGTGTTTGCCAATGTGGCGATGCCTCTCACACTGGCTAAGGTCCCTAAGGATGAAATAAAAAAGCGTGTCCATGAACTATTAGAATTCGTGGGGCTTGCAGACAAGGCGAACAGTTATCCCGATCAGCTGTCAGGCGGGCAAAAGCAGCGGATCGGAATTGCGAGGGCGCTGGCGACCCAGCCTTCCATTCTATTATGTGATGAAGCAACTTCAGCTCTGGATCCGCAGACAACCAGCTCTATCCTGCAGCTGCTGAAAAAAATAAACAAAGAATACAACATTACCATTCTAATCATTACCCATGAAATGTCTGTAATCAGAGAGATCTGTGATCGTGTTGCTGTAATAGAGGCAGGAAAAATTATTGAAGAAGGAACAGTCTTCAATGTCTTTTCATCACCAAAAACACAAACAGCAAAAAACTTTGTCAGCACGGTCATGAATGATCAAATACCTGATTCTATTAAAGAAGTGATTGAAAAACAGCAAGGGCTTCAAAAGGTATTTAGAATCAACTTTGTTGGAAACTCTGCCGGGCAGCCGCTGCTCTCGCAGGTTGCCAAAAAGTTTAATATCGACTTCAACGTCCTGTTTGGAAATATTACTGAACTTCAGGGAACACCTTTTGGCAACTTGATTGTCGAATTCCAGGGTCCGGACAGTGAAATCAGACGTGCTATTCAGTACATCAGCCAGGAAAAAGTTTCAATAAAGGAAGTGACATCGCGTGCTAGTTAA
- a CDS encoding glycosyltransferase family 2 protein: MNILITVFFYLSVTFSVLHLYHCLPWFREPEERSNRYPKLKKRMLGNEEEEGISIIIPCYNETGILETSIKSMRLLPYSQLEVIYINDGSTDDTMNYLTKSLQLKACSMSQNCKLSYEKVKGLYQSELYPNFYVIDKMNGGKADALNAGIDYSNHDLIVTLDADTILEDNALFAVNDTFKDRNVVAAGGMVHVLQTRINEHKNRLSLRFTNMIIRVQVLDFLKAFYISKLSLVRFKALAVISGAFGIFRKQSLLDVGGYRKTIGEDIDITLRIHRLIAKNKNLRISFISDAVGYTELPETWKDLTKQRLRWQKAYIDCIIHFWSFFLKTLFTRPVSFFYIFESFLVGTLASYLMTGIVIVNIIKDPQNTYLMFFYMFWVFLVGFLYDLVAIRQGKFYGFTFRKRDGFRIFSAILFDIFIYRFVTICFVMYGSISYFFNKKWNKVTRTGRNYHQEGSKPAA; the protein is encoded by the coding sequence TTGAATATATTAATCACAGTTTTTTTCTATTTAAGTGTTACGTTCTCGGTGTTACATTTATACCATTGTTTACCATGGTTCCGTGAACCTGAAGAAAGGTCCAATCGTTACCCCAAGCTGAAAAAAAGGATGCTCGGGAATGAAGAAGAAGAAGGAATAAGCATTATAATTCCATGTTACAACGAAACAGGTATTCTGGAAACTTCAATTAAGAGTATGAGATTATTACCTTATTCTCAATTGGAGGTCATTTATATCAATGATGGTTCTACAGATGATACAATGAACTATTTGACTAAATCGCTGCAATTGAAAGCATGTTCCATGTCTCAGAACTGTAAGCTATCTTATGAAAAAGTTAAGGGCTTGTACCAATCTGAACTCTACCCTAACTTCTATGTCATAGATAAGATGAATGGCGGAAAAGCCGATGCTTTAAATGCAGGGATTGATTATTCAAACCATGATCTTATTGTCACCCTAGATGCTGATACTATTTTGGAAGATAATGCATTATTTGCTGTTAACGATACCTTTAAAGATAGGAATGTTGTTGCTGCTGGCGGGATGGTGCATGTTTTGCAAACAAGGATAAATGAACATAAAAATCGACTATCCCTGCGTTTTACAAACATGATAATTCGAGTTCAAGTTTTGGATTTCCTAAAAGCATTCTATATTTCAAAATTATCTCTTGTACGCTTTAAAGCTTTAGCTGTCATATCAGGAGCATTTGGTATTTTCAGAAAACAGTCCCTTCTGGATGTAGGCGGTTACCGGAAAACCATAGGAGAAGATATTGATATCACGCTGCGTATTCATAGACTTATAGCAAAAAATAAAAATTTGAGAATTAGTTTTATATCAGATGCAGTGGGCTATACAGAATTACCTGAAACATGGAAGGATTTAACCAAACAACGTTTACGATGGCAAAAAGCATATATAGATTGCATCATTCATTTCTGGTCCTTCTTTTTAAAAACTTTATTTACTAGACCTGTTTCCTTTTTTTATATATTTGAGTCGTTTCTAGTAGGTACCCTTGCTTCTTATTTAATGACAGGGATAGTGATTGTAAACATAATAAAAGACCCTCAAAATACCTATTTAATGTTTTTCTATATGTTTTGGGTTTTTTTAGTTGGGTTTTTGTACGACCTGGTAGCGATCCGCCAAGGAAAATTTTACGGGTTTACATTTCGTAAAAGAGATGGTTTCCGAATATTTTCTGCCATCCTTTTTGATATTTTTATTTATCGATTTGTAACGATTTGTTTTGTCATGTATGGAAGTATTTCTTATTTCTTCAACAAAAAATGGAACAAAGTCACTCGGACAGGACGAAATTATCACCAGGAGGGCTCTAAACCTGCCGCATAG
- a CDS encoding PAS domain S-box protein codes for MIMTENPADLFADKVEARNLQLAIQHSSDVIARVTKEGIALYVSPSCFPMLGYSQQDFYRSSLYTYCHPNDRDLLKDALSELEQVPHKRETFRFRHKEGHYLWLEANFSVINDDKEMMCIIRDMTQRIIMEEEILETQEKYRFLVEYSKDTIGMVTQKGIWTYINNEGKKLFGFTSIKEMIGTSLHDYTPPSEHSTLDDFLQTKLSVNFELNLIRTDGRMRKAEVQLIPTTFKNRKVYQIIIKDVTGQKKTEEKLQNAEKLSVVGQLAAGIAHEIRNPLTAIKGFTQLLYEEHKGDFAEVILNELERIEGIVNDLLVLAKPQITEMEETCLTNVVKSVITLLNSQAVMENIMIELTQSPGEFYVKCEKDKIKQVLINIIKNSIEAMPMGGKINVDIRRDDHCVIISVEDEGIGIPEERLAKLGEPFYSTKEKGTGLGIMICKKIIKNHGGNLYIHSRENEGTTVRITLPLS; via the coding sequence ATGATTATGACCGAGAATCCTGCAGATTTATTTGCGGATAAAGTCGAAGCGAGGAATCTGCAGCTGGCCATTCAGCATTCCAGCGATGTGATTGCAAGAGTGACAAAAGAAGGCATTGCATTATATGTCTCCCCTTCCTGCTTTCCGATGCTGGGGTATTCGCAGCAGGATTTTTATCGAAGCAGCCTTTATACATACTGCCATCCAAATGACCGGGACCTTTTAAAAGATGCATTGTCCGAACTCGAACAGGTTCCGCATAAACGGGAGACCTTTCGCTTCAGACATAAGGAGGGCCATTATCTGTGGCTTGAAGCCAATTTTTCAGTCATTAATGACGATAAAGAAATGATGTGCATCATCAGGGATATGACACAGAGAATTATCATGGAAGAGGAGATTCTTGAAACACAGGAGAAGTACCGCTTTCTGGTGGAGTACTCCAAGGATACGATAGGAATGGTGACACAAAAAGGGATTTGGACCTACATCAATAATGAAGGAAAAAAGCTTTTTGGATTCACGAGCATCAAAGAGATGATCGGCACCTCCCTCCACGACTACACTCCTCCTTCAGAACATTCCACTCTCGATGATTTTCTGCAAACAAAGCTAAGTGTGAATTTTGAGCTTAATCTGATCCGGACTGACGGGCGAATGAGAAAAGCCGAAGTCCAGCTGATTCCAACCACTTTCAAGAACAGAAAGGTCTACCAAATCATTATTAAAGATGTGACTGGACAAAAAAAGACGGAAGAAAAGCTGCAGAATGCTGAAAAACTTTCGGTTGTCGGTCAGCTTGCCGCAGGCATTGCCCATGAGATCCGCAACCCGCTAACAGCCATAAAAGGCTTTACACAGTTATTATACGAAGAGCATAAAGGCGATTTCGCGGAGGTTATTCTTAATGAACTGGAGCGGATTGAAGGCATCGTCAATGACCTGCTCGTTCTCGCCAAACCTCAAATCACTGAAATGGAAGAAACCTGCCTGACAAACGTTGTAAAAAGTGTGATCACTCTCTTAAACAGCCAGGCTGTTATGGAGAATATCATGATCGAACTAACACAGTCACCCGGCGAGTTTTATGTTAAATGTGAAAAAGATAAAATTAAACAGGTGCTGATTAACATCATTAAGAACTCAATTGAAGCCATGCCGATGGGCGGAAAAATAAATGTGGATATCCGCCGGGATGACCATTGTGTCATCATCAGTGTCGAGGATGAAGGAATTGGCATACCTGAAGAACGCCTCGCCAAACTGGGAGAGCCGTTTTACAGCACAAAAGAAAAAGGCACAGGCCTGGGCATTATGATCTGCAAAAAAATCATTAAAAACCATGGCGGAAACCTTTACATCCACAGCAGGGAAAATGAAGGAACAACGGTCCGGATTACTTTGCCGCTTTCCTGA